One window from the genome of Serinibacter salmoneus encodes:
- the rpmF gene encoding 50S ribosomal protein L32 produces the protein MAVPKRKMSRSNTRARRSQWKATTVDLVPVRTPQGEILRVPRRLARAVQRGLIG, from the coding sequence ATGGCAGTCCCCAAGCGCAAGATGTCTCGATCCAACACCCGCGCCCGCCGGTCGCAGTGGAAGGCCACCACGGTCGACCTCGTGCCCGTGCGCACCCCGCAGGGAGAGATCCTGCGGGTGCCGCGCCGGCTGGCGCGGGCCGTGCAGCGCGGGCTGATCGGCTGA
- the ykgO gene encoding type B 50S ribosomal protein L36, giving the protein MKVRSSLRSLVRQPGAQVVRRRGKIYVINKQNPRFKGRQG; this is encoded by the coding sequence ATGAAGGTCCGCTCCTCGCTGCGTTCGCTGGTGCGCCAGCCGGGCGCCCAGGTGGTCCGCCGCCGCGGCAAGATCTACGTGATCAACAAGCAGAACCCACGATTCAAGGGGAGGCAGGGCTGA
- a CDS encoding type B 50S ribosomal protein L31, which yields MKKNIHPAYGPVVFRDVSVPEGTPGREFLTSSTLVAAAPGGAGGQAPTTVWEDGNTYPVIEVQVSSVSHPFYTGKQKIVDTAGRVEKFRRRYGARGAAEPAAPEGGAR from the coding sequence ATGAAGAAGAACATCCACCCGGCCTACGGGCCGGTCGTGTTCCGCGACGTCTCGGTGCCCGAGGGCACCCCGGGGCGGGAGTTCCTGACGAGCAGCACCCTGGTGGCCGCGGCCCCCGGCGGTGCCGGCGGTCAGGCACCCACCACGGTGTGGGAGGACGGGAACACCTATCCGGTCATCGAGGTGCAGGTCTCCTCGGTGAGCCACCCGTTCTACACGGGCAAGCAGAAGATCGTCGACACGGCCGGGCGCGTGGAGAAGTTCCGCCGCCGCTACGGTGCGCGCGGTGCGGCTGAGCCCGCCGCACCCGAGGGTGGTGCGCGATGA
- the rpsN gene encoding 30S ribosomal protein S14: protein MAKKSKIARDAQRREVVARYAEVRRELKNASVDPARSDAEREAAMRALHRLPRDASPTRVRNRDVSDGRSRGYLRKFGLSRVQMRERALRGELPGVTKSSW, encoded by the coding sequence ATGGCCAAGAAGTCCAAGATCGCCCGCGACGCCCAGCGCCGCGAGGTCGTGGCCCGCTACGCCGAGGTGCGCCGCGAGCTGAAGAATGCCTCGGTGGACCCGGCGCGCTCGGACGCCGAGCGGGAGGCCGCCATGCGGGCACTGCACCGCCTGCCGCGCGACGCCAGCCCCACCCGGGTGCGCAACCGCGACGTATCGGACGGCCGGTCCCGGGGATACCTGAGGAAGTTCGGGCTCTCCCGCGTGCAGATGCGCGAACGCGCGCTGCGCGGGGAACTGCCCGGCGTGACGAAGTCGAGTTGGTGA
- the rpmG gene encoding 50S ribosomal protein L33, whose translation MAATSRDIRPIIKLRSTAGTGVTYVTKKNRRNNTDRMVLRKYDPVIRQHVDFREER comes from the coding sequence ATGGCCGCCACATCGCGCGACATCCGCCCCATCATCAAGCTGCGCTCCACCGCGGGCACCGGCGTCACGTACGTGACGAAGAAGAACCGCCGCAACAACACCGACCGCATGGTCCTGCGCAAGTACGACCCGGTCATCCGGCAGCACGTCGACTTCCGCGAGGAGCGCTGA
- the rpmB gene encoding 50S ribosomal protein L28 translates to MSAHCQLTGASPSFGKKVSHSHRRTSRRWDPNIQNKRYFVPSLGRSVRLRLSVRGIHLIDRIGIEAAVARIQARGEKV, encoded by the coding sequence ATGTCCGCACACTGTCAGCTCACCGGGGCCTCGCCGTCGTTCGGCAAGAAGGTCTCCCACTCCCACCGCCGCACCTCGCGGCGCTGGGACCCCAACATCCAGAACAAGCGCTACTTCGTCCCCTCCCTCGGCCGCTCCGTGCGGCTGCGCCTGTCGGTCCGAGGCATCCACCTCATCGACCGGATCGGGATCGAGGCCGCCGTGGCGCGCATCCAGGCACGAGGAGAGAAGGTCTGA
- a CDS encoding GTP-binding protein, translated as MHDGFPEHSDHLDPTRAGTPVIVLASTDPLLRDLAIGAALLEVPGLVAVTHELTRDGGDRTGNPAYPGTGDGGAGDADGADAEVVLIRRVSDLTGLRERSHVEMEHACAGCAMREDAVPTIARLLDERPPAILLALPLDAEILPATRTLSSAMAPGGPLFGARLGSTVAVAGADGVLAQLAEGRDSVPAQVSGADLVLAPGQDERGRDVIDALRWRHSRMIDDAWEAWAAAAAAGSHDDDGLEMRCDPTADPCCYGLRRATEVEGAHVSDSGVWTLELTSERPFHPGRMLSLIPQLAPAGVTSRGVFWVPNRPDSACGIEAVDGSVIVGVAGPWEEAEQRTHLHVVGYGDASRAPWRAVRRAFEQALLDDDEARAGLSAWLGRPDPLAQYLGDPADLYRTAPPAA; from the coding sequence ATGCACGATGGATTCCCCGAGCACAGCGACCACCTCGACCCGACCCGGGCCGGCACACCGGTGATCGTGCTCGCCAGCACCGACCCGCTGCTGCGGGACCTCGCAATCGGTGCCGCGCTGTTGGAGGTGCCCGGTCTGGTCGCCGTCACCCACGAGCTGACCCGTGACGGCGGCGACCGGACCGGCAACCCCGCGTACCCCGGCACCGGCGACGGCGGCGCCGGGGATGCCGACGGCGCGGATGCCGAGGTCGTCCTGATCCGCCGCGTCAGCGATCTGACCGGTCTGCGCGAGCGCTCCCACGTGGAGATGGAGCACGCGTGCGCGGGGTGCGCCATGCGCGAGGATGCGGTCCCCACGATCGCCCGGCTCCTGGACGAGCGCCCGCCGGCGATCCTGCTCGCGCTCCCGTTGGACGCCGAGATCCTGCCCGCCACCCGCACCCTGAGTTCGGCCATGGCGCCCGGAGGCCCGCTCTTCGGCGCGCGCCTGGGTAGCACGGTCGCGGTGGCGGGGGCCGACGGCGTGCTGGCGCAGTTGGCCGAGGGCCGCGACTCGGTCCCCGCCCAGGTCTCGGGTGCGGACCTCGTACTGGCACCCGGCCAGGACGAGCGGGGACGGGACGTGATCGATGCGCTGCGCTGGCGCCACTCCCGCATGATCGACGACGCCTGGGAGGCGTGGGCGGCCGCCGCCGCCGCGGGCAGTCACGACGACGACGGCCTGGAGATGCGCTGCGACCCCACGGCCGACCCGTGCTGCTACGGCCTGCGGCGCGCCACCGAGGTGGAGGGTGCCCACGTGTCCGACTCCGGCGTGTGGACCCTCGAGCTCACCAGTGAGCGCCCGTTCCACCCCGGCCGGATGCTGAGCCTGATCCCCCAGCTCGCCCCGGCGGGCGTGACCAGCCGCGGTGTGTTCTGGGTGCCGAACCGCCCCGACTCTGCCTGCGGCATCGAGGCCGTGGACGGCTCCGTGATCGTCGGTGTGGCCGGCCCCTGGGAGGAGGCCGAGCAGCGCACCCACCTGCACGTCGTCGGCTACGGCGATGCCTCGCGTGCGCCCTGGCGCGCGGTGCGCCGCGCGTTCGAGCAGGCGCTCCTGGACGACGACGAAGCCCGGGCCGGCCTCTCGGCCTGGCTCGGGCGACCCGACCCCCTGGCGCAGTACCTCGGCGATCCCGCCGATCTGTACCGCACCGCTCCCCCCGCGGCCTGA
- a CDS encoding Tox-REase-5 domain-containing protein, with protein MGTDADLIDPSAFVVRSGDLRPNEVEESATQLASIAVGLRDGVDDVASRWRGLSAHYRAPEQESVYTAMAPAVERAEIAGTGLGLAAAALEEYAEVMRDCAVRLSVVELSAALFRHRALQGYEDTFEMQGISAGSHTRGPDVPWYQYGPAVERNQELLGAYATIISRLSEAAAACANVLGRALRPDSALPGLGSPWAVGEGAASILSQAQPWGNPVAEDLDVGERLDTAVNNRVSGAAMLLGFDPVTGQWGSGSSAGAAWKWLWDGAVARASTAALAVVPQVGTQGFRDWREQQRVLAVSSVTSAVGFDYQEHVAGGDGWYTWREDPLIAGTEIGLGLALSLTAGGRVATLGRAPSLRGAAVPGSPGPVGGRGTWDARAVRELPSMARLRQVQGTLDLRNVVRLADVPGRADSPSVVRLGGVEPRPDPPGRISNSSSAPNPPTGAARSGLRAEVWANAPRNMDGVPIDPRTGEPLRGMSVSGGWVLKWDSVDEVFVARNPGSGFELTDRQRAEAHEVAFQRQVGDQRVAEYASGDVSLPGDHPPHTPPVSFAKGDSAGIVHVNHSRSSAWMEYQSQVSGWARTPDGALPEYRVVGHRGAVNFDGHVWRGHPPVEVFMDAKRNHADLVSPHSTWASTRRKELVDEAWRQLAALPPGARLEWHVSTPGGAQAIRALLEDRDVPGIDVIWTPED; from the coding sequence ATGGGAACGGATGCCGACCTGATCGACCCGTCGGCCTTCGTGGTACGCAGCGGTGACCTCAGGCCGAACGAGGTGGAGGAGTCCGCGACTCAGTTGGCCTCGATCGCGGTGGGCCTGCGGGATGGTGTCGACGACGTGGCCTCGCGCTGGCGTGGGTTGAGCGCGCACTACCGTGCTCCCGAGCAGGAGTCCGTGTACACGGCGATGGCGCCCGCGGTCGAGCGCGCCGAGATCGCCGGCACCGGCCTCGGGCTGGCAGCAGCGGCTCTCGAGGAGTACGCCGAGGTGATGAGGGACTGCGCGGTGCGGCTCTCGGTGGTGGAGCTCAGTGCGGCGCTGTTCCGGCACCGCGCGCTCCAGGGGTACGAGGACACCTTCGAGATGCAAGGGATCTCGGCCGGGTCGCACACCCGAGGCCCGGACGTCCCGTGGTACCAGTACGGGCCCGCTGTGGAGCGGAATCAGGAACTGCTCGGCGCCTATGCCACGATCATCTCCCGCCTGAGTGAGGCCGCTGCCGCGTGTGCCAATGTCCTGGGAAGAGCGCTGCGACCGGATTCGGCATTGCCGGGTCTGGGATCACCCTGGGCCGTGGGTGAGGGTGCGGCCTCGATCCTGTCGCAAGCGCAGCCGTGGGGAAACCCCGTGGCGGAGGACCTCGACGTCGGCGAGCGGCTCGACACTGCCGTGAACAATCGGGTCTCCGGCGCAGCGATGCTTCTCGGCTTCGACCCGGTGACCGGTCAGTGGGGCAGTGGGAGCAGCGCCGGCGCAGCCTGGAAGTGGCTCTGGGACGGCGCGGTGGCAAGGGCGTCCACCGCGGCTCTGGCGGTGGTGCCACAGGTCGGGACGCAGGGCTTTCGGGACTGGCGCGAACAGCAACGGGTGCTGGCGGTCTCCAGTGTCACGTCCGCCGTCGGATTCGACTATCAGGAGCATGTGGCCGGCGGGGACGGCTGGTACACGTGGCGGGAGGATCCGCTCATCGCCGGGACCGAGATCGGCCTGGGCTTGGCGCTGAGCCTCACGGCGGGCGGTAGGGTCGCAACGCTGGGGCGTGCGCCCAGTTTGCGGGGCGCTGCGGTGCCCGGGAGCCCCGGACCGGTAGGTGGGCGGGGGACGTGGGACGCCCGGGCCGTCCGCGAGCTGCCCAGCATGGCGCGGTTGAGGCAGGTGCAGGGAACGCTCGACCTGCGCAACGTGGTGCGGCTGGCTGACGTACCGGGGCGCGCGGACTCGCCGAGCGTGGTGCGCCTAGGAGGTGTTGAGCCGAGGCCGGACCCACCCGGCCGGATCAGCAACTCCTCGAGCGCGCCGAACCCGCCGACCGGGGCCGCGCGGTCGGGTCTTCGGGCTGAGGTGTGGGCGAATGCGCCGCGCAACATGGACGGCGTGCCGATCGACCCGCGGACCGGTGAGCCGCTGCGGGGGATGAGCGTCTCGGGCGGGTGGGTACTCAAGTGGGACTCGGTCGATGAGGTCTTCGTGGCGCGCAACCCGGGGTCGGGGTTCGAGCTCACGGACCGTCAGCGTGCCGAGGCGCACGAAGTGGCCTTCCAACGGCAGGTGGGTGACCAACGGGTGGCGGAGTATGCCTCGGGGGATGTGTCATTGCCCGGGGATCATCCGCCTCACACGCCGCCGGTCTCGTTCGCCAAGGGCGACTCGGCGGGCATCGTGCACGTCAACCACTCGCGGTCCTCGGCGTGGATGGAGTACCAGTCGCAGGTGTCCGGGTGGGCACGCACCCCGGACGGTGCCCTCCCGGAGTACCGGGTCGTGGGGCACCGAGGCGCCGTCAACTTCGATGGACATGTCTGGCGTGGGCACCCCCCGGTGGAGGTGTTCATGGATGCGAAGCGCAACCACGCCGACCTGGTGAGCCCACACTCGACGTGGGCATCCACACGTCGCAAAGAGCTCGTGGACGAAGCGTGGCGACAGTTGGCCGCACTGCCGCCGGGTGCGAGGCTGGAGTGGCACGTCTCGACTCCCGGCGGTGCGCAGGCAATTCGTGCGCTGCTCGAAGACCGAGACGTGCCTGGAATTGACGTGATCTGGACGCCAGAGGACTAG
- a CDS encoding DUF6507 family protein, giving the protein MTSWQIAPEGVQAVLESVGAAQEDLTGHATPERLVAVHAGVQSGAPVTQAVHDAMGSLLLDLEDTVLAVMGRINAGRVGVYSATTAYQQGQLDMAAECQGEMSRAADSGDLSYFLTRGYIEAG; this is encoded by the coding sequence GTGACGAGTTGGCAGATCGCGCCCGAGGGCGTGCAGGCAGTGCTCGAGTCGGTGGGTGCGGCGCAGGAGGACCTCACCGGCCACGCCACCCCAGAGCGGCTGGTGGCAGTGCATGCGGGCGTGCAGTCCGGTGCACCGGTGACGCAGGCCGTGCATGACGCGATGGGGTCCTTGCTGCTCGACCTCGAGGACACGGTGCTCGCCGTGATGGGGCGCATCAACGCCGGCAGAGTGGGTGTGTACTCCGCGACCACCGCCTATCAGCAGGGTCAGCTCGATATGGCGGCTGAGTGCCAGGGAGAGATGAGCCGCGCGGCGGACTCCGGTGACTTGAGCTACTTCCTCACCCGCGGGTACATCGAGGCGGGCTGA